One segment of Pangasianodon hypophthalmus isolate fPanHyp1 chromosome 10, fPanHyp1.pri, whole genome shotgun sequence DNA contains the following:
- the kdm1a gene encoding lysine-specific histone demethylase 1A isoform X1, whose translation MDISRCTEKWERPLSSSIMLSNKKDPGSSSSSSSSSSGGNGADRAMETSVGSQSGAAAGSAASSADVKKKERASPSGEASGAPPPHLPGSAGVDQDSAEGRRTSRRKRAKQVEYREMDESLANLSEDEYYSEEERNAKAEKERKQVVPPPAPPVEEENDSEPEEPSGLEGAAFQSRLPHDRMTSQEAACFPDIISGPQQTQKVFLYIRNRTLQLWLDNPKIQLTFESTVQQLEAPYNSDAVLVHRIHSYLERHGLINFGIYKRVKPLPSKKTGKVIVIGGGVSGLAAARQLQSFGMDVTVLEARDRVGGRVATFRKGNYVADLGAMVVTGLGGNPMAVISKQVNMELAKIKQKCPLYEANGQAGERCTSVPKEKDEMVEQEFNRLLEATSYLSHQLDFNFLNNKPVSLGQALEVVIQLQEKHVKDEQIEHWKKIVKTQEELKELLNKMVSTKEKVKELHQQYKEASEVKPPRDITAEFLVKSKHRDLTALCKDYDALAEQQVKLEERLQELEANPPSDVYLSSRDRQILDWHFANLEFANATPLSTLSLKHWDQDDDFEFTGSHLTVRNGYSCVPVALAEGLDIKLNTAVRQVRYTSSGCEVIAVNTRSTTQTFIYKCDAVLCTLPLGVMKQQPPAVQFVPPLPEWKTSAIQRMGFGNLNKVVLCFDRVFWDPSVNLFGHVGSTTASRGELFLFWNLYKAPILLALMAGEAAGIMENISDDVIVGRCLAILKGIFGSSAVPQPKETVVTRWRADPWARGSYSYVAAGSSGNDYDLMAQPITPGPAIPGASQPVPRLFFAGEHTIRNYPATVHGALLSGLREAGRIADQFLGAMYTVPRQNTPAANPQPSPSV comes from the exons ATGGATATTTCCCGGTGCACCGAGAAATgg GAGAGGCCTCTGTCGTCCTCCATCATGCTGTCAAATAAGAAAGACCCAggctcttcctcctcctcctcctcctcttcctcaggaGGGAATGGGGCTGATCGGGCCATGGAGACCTCGGTGGGCTCCCAGTCGGGAGCTGCGGCTGGTTCTGCTGCTTCTTCGGCAGATgtgaagaagaaggaaagggCTTCCCCAAGCGGAGAGGCGAGCGGAGCACCGCCGCCTCACCTGCCCGGCTCGGCAGGAGTGGATCAGGACTCGGCCGAAGGGCGCAGGACCAGCCGCCGCAAGAGAGCCAAA CAGGTGGAGTACAGGGAGATGGACGAGAGCCTGGCGAACCTGTCGGAGGATGAGTACTACTCGGAGGAGGAGAGAAACGCTAAAGCGGAGAAAGAGCGAAAGCAGGTGGTCCCTCCGCCTGCTCCGCCTGTGGAGGAGGAAAACGACAGTGAGCCCGAGGAGCCCTCGG GTTTAGAGGGTGCAGCCTTTCAGAGTCGCCTCCCACATGACCGAATGACATCACAGGAAGCAGCTTGTTTCcctgacatcatcagcggaccaCAGCAGACTCAGAAGGTCTTCCTGTACATCAGGAACCGCACG CTCCAGCTCTGGTTGGATAACCCGAAGATCCAGCTCACATTTGAGTCTACAGTGCAACAGCTGGAGGCACCTTACAACA GTGATGCTGTCCTAGTCCACAGAATCCACAGCTACCTGGAGAGGCATGGCCTCATCAACTTTGGCATCTACAAGAGAGTCAAACCTCTACCAA gtaAGAAGACAGGGAAGGTGATTGTGATTGGTGGAGGAGTGTCTGGTCTGGCAGCTGCAAGGCAGCTGCAGAGCTTTGGCATGGACGTCACTGTGCTAGAAGCCAGG GATCGTGTTGGAGGAAGAGTGGCCACCTTTCGTAAAGGCAATTATGTAGCGGACCTGGGAGCAATGGTGGTAACAGGCCTAG GTGGAAACCCTATGGCTGTTATCAGTAAGCAAGTGAATATGGAGCTGGCCAAGATTAAACAGAAGTGTCCCCTGTATGAGGCCAACGGCCAGGCT GGAGAGCGATGCACAAGC gttcCTAAGGAGAAAGATGAGATGGTGGAGCAAGAGTTTAACAGGCTTCTAGAGGCCACGTCCTACCTCAGCCACCAACTTGACTTCAACTTCCTCAATAACAAACCTGTGTCTCTTGGCCAAGCCTTGGAAGTGGTCATACA GCTGCAGGAGAAACATGTGAAGGATGAGCAGATCGAGCACTGGAAGAAGATCGTAAAGACACAGGAGGAGCTCAAAGAGCTTCTTAATAAG ATGGTGTCCACTAAGGAGAAAGTGAAGGAGCTGCATCAACAGTATAAGGAGGCGAGTGAGGTGAAACCTCCCAGGGACATCACAGCTGAGTTTCTGGTCAAGAGCAAACATCGTGACCTTACCGCCCTCTGCAAG GATTATGATGCATTGGCTGAGCAGCAGGTGAAACTTGAGGAGAGATTGCAAGAGCTGGAGGCCAATCCACCCAG tgaTGTGTATCTGTCatcaagagacagacagattctGGACTGGCACTTTGCAAACCTGGAGTTTGCCAACGCCACACCTCTGTCTACCCTCTCTCTCAAACACTGGGATCag gacgATGATTTTGAGTTTACCGGGAGTCACCTGACTGTGAGGAACGGGTACTCGTGTGTTCCGGTAGCGCTGGCCGAGGGATTGGACATCAAACTGAATACGGCTGTGCGACAGGTGCGCTACACCTCCTCAG gctgtgaaGTGATAGCCGTGAACACACGCTCAACcacacagacatttatttataaatgtgatgCTGTGCTGTGTACTCTTCCTCTGGGAGTGATGAAGCAGCAGCCACCTGCAGTACAGTTTGTGCCTCCGCTCCCTGAGTGGAAGACCTCTGCTATTCAGAGGATGGGCTTCGGCAATCTCAAcaag GTGGTGCTGTGTTTCGACCGCGTGTTTTGGGACCCGAGCGTGAACCTGTTCGGTCATGTAGGGAGCACCACAGCCAGCCGCGGAGAGCTCTTCCTTTTCTGGAACCTCTACAAGG CACCCATTCTGCTGGCGCTGATGGCCGGAGAGGCTGCAGGCATTATGGAGAACATCAGCGATGATGTCATCGTGGGCCGTTGCCTAGCAATCCTAAAGGGAATCTTCGGTAGTAGTGCAGTTCCTCAG CCGAAGGAGACAGTGGTGACGCGATGGCGTGCAGACCCCTGGGCTCGTGGTTCATACTCTTACGTGGCAGCTGGTTCTTCTGGCAATGATTATGACCTCATGGCCCAGCCAATCACGCCTGGACCTGCCATACCTGGGGCCTCACAG CCCGTTCCTCGACTCTTTTTCGCCGGAGAGCACACGATCCGGAACTATCCAGCGACGGTACACGGAGCACTGCTGAGTGGCCTCAGGGAGGCAGGACGCATCGCCGATCAATTTCTCGGAGCCATGTACACAGTGCCACGGCAGAACACACCTGCTGCCAACCCCCAGCCCTCTCCCAGtgtgtag
- the kdm1a gene encoding lysine-specific histone demethylase 1A isoform X3, whose protein sequence is MDISRCTEKWERPLSSSIMLSNKKDPGSSSSSSSSSSGGNGADRAMETSVGSQSGAAAGSAASSADVKKKERASPSGEASGAPPPHLPGSAGVDQDSAEGRRTSRRKRAKQVEYREMDESLANLSEDEYYSEEERNAKAEKERKQVVPPPAPPVEEENDSEPEEPSEGAAFQSRLPHDRMTSQEAACFPDIISGPQQTQKVFLYIRNRTLQLWLDNPKIQLTFESTVQQLEAPYNSDAVLVHRIHSYLERHGLINFGIYKRVKPLPSKKTGKVIVIGGGVSGLAAARQLQSFGMDVTVLEARDRVGGRVATFRKGNYVADLGAMVVTGLGGNPMAVISKQVNMELAKIKQKCPLYEANGQAGERCTSVPKEKDEMVEQEFNRLLEATSYLSHQLDFNFLNNKPVSLGQALEVVIQLQEKHVKDEQIEHWKKIVKTQEELKELLNKMVSTKEKVKELHQQYKEASEVKPPRDITAEFLVKSKHRDLTALCKDYDALAEQQVKLEERLQELEANPPSDVYLSSRDRQILDWHFANLEFANATPLSTLSLKHWDQDDDFEFTGSHLTVRNGYSCVPVALAEGLDIKLNTAVRQVRYTSSGCEVIAVNTRSTTQTFIYKCDAVLCTLPLGVMKQQPPAVQFVPPLPEWKTSAIQRMGFGNLNKVVLCFDRVFWDPSVNLFGHVGSTTASRGELFLFWNLYKAPILLALMAGEAAGIMENISDDVIVGRCLAILKGIFGSSAVPQPKETVVTRWRADPWARGSYSYVAAGSSGNDYDLMAQPITPGPAIPGASQPVPRLFFAGEHTIRNYPATVHGALLSGLREAGRIADQFLGAMYTVPRQNTPAANPQPSPSV, encoded by the exons ATGGATATTTCCCGGTGCACCGAGAAATgg GAGAGGCCTCTGTCGTCCTCCATCATGCTGTCAAATAAGAAAGACCCAggctcttcctcctcctcctcctcctcttcctcaggaGGGAATGGGGCTGATCGGGCCATGGAGACCTCGGTGGGCTCCCAGTCGGGAGCTGCGGCTGGTTCTGCTGCTTCTTCGGCAGATgtgaagaagaaggaaagggCTTCCCCAAGCGGAGAGGCGAGCGGAGCACCGCCGCCTCACCTGCCCGGCTCGGCAGGAGTGGATCAGGACTCGGCCGAAGGGCGCAGGACCAGCCGCCGCAAGAGAGCCAAA CAGGTGGAGTACAGGGAGATGGACGAGAGCCTGGCGAACCTGTCGGAGGATGAGTACTACTCGGAGGAGGAGAGAAACGCTAAAGCGGAGAAAGAGCGAAAGCAGGTGGTCCCTCCGCCTGCTCCGCCTGTGGAGGAGGAAAACGACAGTGAGCCCGAGGAGCCCTCGG AGGGTGCAGCCTTTCAGAGTCGCCTCCCACATGACCGAATGACATCACAGGAAGCAGCTTGTTTCcctgacatcatcagcggaccaCAGCAGACTCAGAAGGTCTTCCTGTACATCAGGAACCGCACG CTCCAGCTCTGGTTGGATAACCCGAAGATCCAGCTCACATTTGAGTCTACAGTGCAACAGCTGGAGGCACCTTACAACA GTGATGCTGTCCTAGTCCACAGAATCCACAGCTACCTGGAGAGGCATGGCCTCATCAACTTTGGCATCTACAAGAGAGTCAAACCTCTACCAA gtaAGAAGACAGGGAAGGTGATTGTGATTGGTGGAGGAGTGTCTGGTCTGGCAGCTGCAAGGCAGCTGCAGAGCTTTGGCATGGACGTCACTGTGCTAGAAGCCAGG GATCGTGTTGGAGGAAGAGTGGCCACCTTTCGTAAAGGCAATTATGTAGCGGACCTGGGAGCAATGGTGGTAACAGGCCTAG GTGGAAACCCTATGGCTGTTATCAGTAAGCAAGTGAATATGGAGCTGGCCAAGATTAAACAGAAGTGTCCCCTGTATGAGGCCAACGGCCAGGCT GGAGAGCGATGCACAAGC gttcCTAAGGAGAAAGATGAGATGGTGGAGCAAGAGTTTAACAGGCTTCTAGAGGCCACGTCCTACCTCAGCCACCAACTTGACTTCAACTTCCTCAATAACAAACCTGTGTCTCTTGGCCAAGCCTTGGAAGTGGTCATACA GCTGCAGGAGAAACATGTGAAGGATGAGCAGATCGAGCACTGGAAGAAGATCGTAAAGACACAGGAGGAGCTCAAAGAGCTTCTTAATAAG ATGGTGTCCACTAAGGAGAAAGTGAAGGAGCTGCATCAACAGTATAAGGAGGCGAGTGAGGTGAAACCTCCCAGGGACATCACAGCTGAGTTTCTGGTCAAGAGCAAACATCGTGACCTTACCGCCCTCTGCAAG GATTATGATGCATTGGCTGAGCAGCAGGTGAAACTTGAGGAGAGATTGCAAGAGCTGGAGGCCAATCCACCCAG tgaTGTGTATCTGTCatcaagagacagacagattctGGACTGGCACTTTGCAAACCTGGAGTTTGCCAACGCCACACCTCTGTCTACCCTCTCTCTCAAACACTGGGATCag gacgATGATTTTGAGTTTACCGGGAGTCACCTGACTGTGAGGAACGGGTACTCGTGTGTTCCGGTAGCGCTGGCCGAGGGATTGGACATCAAACTGAATACGGCTGTGCGACAGGTGCGCTACACCTCCTCAG gctgtgaaGTGATAGCCGTGAACACACGCTCAACcacacagacatttatttataaatgtgatgCTGTGCTGTGTACTCTTCCTCTGGGAGTGATGAAGCAGCAGCCACCTGCAGTACAGTTTGTGCCTCCGCTCCCTGAGTGGAAGACCTCTGCTATTCAGAGGATGGGCTTCGGCAATCTCAAcaag GTGGTGCTGTGTTTCGACCGCGTGTTTTGGGACCCGAGCGTGAACCTGTTCGGTCATGTAGGGAGCACCACAGCCAGCCGCGGAGAGCTCTTCCTTTTCTGGAACCTCTACAAGG CACCCATTCTGCTGGCGCTGATGGCCGGAGAGGCTGCAGGCATTATGGAGAACATCAGCGATGATGTCATCGTGGGCCGTTGCCTAGCAATCCTAAAGGGAATCTTCGGTAGTAGTGCAGTTCCTCAG CCGAAGGAGACAGTGGTGACGCGATGGCGTGCAGACCCCTGGGCTCGTGGTTCATACTCTTACGTGGCAGCTGGTTCTTCTGGCAATGATTATGACCTCATGGCCCAGCCAATCACGCCTGGACCTGCCATACCTGGGGCCTCACAG CCCGTTCCTCGACTCTTTTTCGCCGGAGAGCACACGATCCGGAACTATCCAGCGACGGTACACGGAGCACTGCTGAGTGGCCTCAGGGAGGCAGGACGCATCGCCGATCAATTTCTCGGAGCCATGTACACAGTGCCACGGCAGAACACACCTGCTGCCAACCCCCAGCCCTCTCCCAGtgtgtag
- the kdm1a gene encoding lysine-specific histone demethylase 1A isoform X2: MDISRCTEKWERPLSSSIMLSNKKDPGSSSSSSSSSSGGNGADRAMETSVGSQSGAAAGSAASSADVKKKERASPSGEASGAPPPHLPGSAGVDQDSAEGRRTSRRKRAKVEYREMDESLANLSEDEYYSEEERNAKAEKERKQVVPPPAPPVEEENDSEPEEPSGLEGAAFQSRLPHDRMTSQEAACFPDIISGPQQTQKVFLYIRNRTLQLWLDNPKIQLTFESTVQQLEAPYNSDAVLVHRIHSYLERHGLINFGIYKRVKPLPSKKTGKVIVIGGGVSGLAAARQLQSFGMDVTVLEARDRVGGRVATFRKGNYVADLGAMVVTGLGGNPMAVISKQVNMELAKIKQKCPLYEANGQAGERCTSVPKEKDEMVEQEFNRLLEATSYLSHQLDFNFLNNKPVSLGQALEVVIQLQEKHVKDEQIEHWKKIVKTQEELKELLNKMVSTKEKVKELHQQYKEASEVKPPRDITAEFLVKSKHRDLTALCKDYDALAEQQVKLEERLQELEANPPSDVYLSSRDRQILDWHFANLEFANATPLSTLSLKHWDQDDDFEFTGSHLTVRNGYSCVPVALAEGLDIKLNTAVRQVRYTSSGCEVIAVNTRSTTQTFIYKCDAVLCTLPLGVMKQQPPAVQFVPPLPEWKTSAIQRMGFGNLNKVVLCFDRVFWDPSVNLFGHVGSTTASRGELFLFWNLYKAPILLALMAGEAAGIMENISDDVIVGRCLAILKGIFGSSAVPQPKETVVTRWRADPWARGSYSYVAAGSSGNDYDLMAQPITPGPAIPGASQPVPRLFFAGEHTIRNYPATVHGALLSGLREAGRIADQFLGAMYTVPRQNTPAANPQPSPSV, translated from the exons ATGGATATTTCCCGGTGCACCGAGAAATgg GAGAGGCCTCTGTCGTCCTCCATCATGCTGTCAAATAAGAAAGACCCAggctcttcctcctcctcctcctcctcttcctcaggaGGGAATGGGGCTGATCGGGCCATGGAGACCTCGGTGGGCTCCCAGTCGGGAGCTGCGGCTGGTTCTGCTGCTTCTTCGGCAGATgtgaagaagaaggaaagggCTTCCCCAAGCGGAGAGGCGAGCGGAGCACCGCCGCCTCACCTGCCCGGCTCGGCAGGAGTGGATCAGGACTCGGCCGAAGGGCGCAGGACCAGCCGCCGCAAGAGAGCCAAA GTGGAGTACAGGGAGATGGACGAGAGCCTGGCGAACCTGTCGGAGGATGAGTACTACTCGGAGGAGGAGAGAAACGCTAAAGCGGAGAAAGAGCGAAAGCAGGTGGTCCCTCCGCCTGCTCCGCCTGTGGAGGAGGAAAACGACAGTGAGCCCGAGGAGCCCTCGG GTTTAGAGGGTGCAGCCTTTCAGAGTCGCCTCCCACATGACCGAATGACATCACAGGAAGCAGCTTGTTTCcctgacatcatcagcggaccaCAGCAGACTCAGAAGGTCTTCCTGTACATCAGGAACCGCACG CTCCAGCTCTGGTTGGATAACCCGAAGATCCAGCTCACATTTGAGTCTACAGTGCAACAGCTGGAGGCACCTTACAACA GTGATGCTGTCCTAGTCCACAGAATCCACAGCTACCTGGAGAGGCATGGCCTCATCAACTTTGGCATCTACAAGAGAGTCAAACCTCTACCAA gtaAGAAGACAGGGAAGGTGATTGTGATTGGTGGAGGAGTGTCTGGTCTGGCAGCTGCAAGGCAGCTGCAGAGCTTTGGCATGGACGTCACTGTGCTAGAAGCCAGG GATCGTGTTGGAGGAAGAGTGGCCACCTTTCGTAAAGGCAATTATGTAGCGGACCTGGGAGCAATGGTGGTAACAGGCCTAG GTGGAAACCCTATGGCTGTTATCAGTAAGCAAGTGAATATGGAGCTGGCCAAGATTAAACAGAAGTGTCCCCTGTATGAGGCCAACGGCCAGGCT GGAGAGCGATGCACAAGC gttcCTAAGGAGAAAGATGAGATGGTGGAGCAAGAGTTTAACAGGCTTCTAGAGGCCACGTCCTACCTCAGCCACCAACTTGACTTCAACTTCCTCAATAACAAACCTGTGTCTCTTGGCCAAGCCTTGGAAGTGGTCATACA GCTGCAGGAGAAACATGTGAAGGATGAGCAGATCGAGCACTGGAAGAAGATCGTAAAGACACAGGAGGAGCTCAAAGAGCTTCTTAATAAG ATGGTGTCCACTAAGGAGAAAGTGAAGGAGCTGCATCAACAGTATAAGGAGGCGAGTGAGGTGAAACCTCCCAGGGACATCACAGCTGAGTTTCTGGTCAAGAGCAAACATCGTGACCTTACCGCCCTCTGCAAG GATTATGATGCATTGGCTGAGCAGCAGGTGAAACTTGAGGAGAGATTGCAAGAGCTGGAGGCCAATCCACCCAG tgaTGTGTATCTGTCatcaagagacagacagattctGGACTGGCACTTTGCAAACCTGGAGTTTGCCAACGCCACACCTCTGTCTACCCTCTCTCTCAAACACTGGGATCag gacgATGATTTTGAGTTTACCGGGAGTCACCTGACTGTGAGGAACGGGTACTCGTGTGTTCCGGTAGCGCTGGCCGAGGGATTGGACATCAAACTGAATACGGCTGTGCGACAGGTGCGCTACACCTCCTCAG gctgtgaaGTGATAGCCGTGAACACACGCTCAACcacacagacatttatttataaatgtgatgCTGTGCTGTGTACTCTTCCTCTGGGAGTGATGAAGCAGCAGCCACCTGCAGTACAGTTTGTGCCTCCGCTCCCTGAGTGGAAGACCTCTGCTATTCAGAGGATGGGCTTCGGCAATCTCAAcaag GTGGTGCTGTGTTTCGACCGCGTGTTTTGGGACCCGAGCGTGAACCTGTTCGGTCATGTAGGGAGCACCACAGCCAGCCGCGGAGAGCTCTTCCTTTTCTGGAACCTCTACAAGG CACCCATTCTGCTGGCGCTGATGGCCGGAGAGGCTGCAGGCATTATGGAGAACATCAGCGATGATGTCATCGTGGGCCGTTGCCTAGCAATCCTAAAGGGAATCTTCGGTAGTAGTGCAGTTCCTCAG CCGAAGGAGACAGTGGTGACGCGATGGCGTGCAGACCCCTGGGCTCGTGGTTCATACTCTTACGTGGCAGCTGGTTCTTCTGGCAATGATTATGACCTCATGGCCCAGCCAATCACGCCTGGACCTGCCATACCTGGGGCCTCACAG CCCGTTCCTCGACTCTTTTTCGCCGGAGAGCACACGATCCGGAACTATCCAGCGACGGTACACGGAGCACTGCTGAGTGGCCTCAGGGAGGCAGGACGCATCGCCGATCAATTTCTCGGAGCCATGTACACAGTGCCACGGCAGAACACACCTGCTGCCAACCCCCAGCCCTCTCCCAGtgtgtag
- the kdm1a gene encoding lysine-specific histone demethylase 1A isoform X4, which translates to MLSNKKDPGSSSSSSSSSSGGNGADRAMETSVGSQSGAAAGSAASSADVKKKERASPSGEASGAPPPHLPGSAGVDQDSAEGRRTSRRKRAKQVEYREMDESLANLSEDEYYSEEERNAKAEKERKQVVPPPAPPVEEENDSEPEEPSGLEGAAFQSRLPHDRMTSQEAACFPDIISGPQQTQKVFLYIRNRTLQLWLDNPKIQLTFESTVQQLEAPYNSDAVLVHRIHSYLERHGLINFGIYKRVKPLPSKKTGKVIVIGGGVSGLAAARQLQSFGMDVTVLEARDRVGGRVATFRKGNYVADLGAMVVTGLGGNPMAVISKQVNMELAKIKQKCPLYEANGQAGERCTSVPKEKDEMVEQEFNRLLEATSYLSHQLDFNFLNNKPVSLGQALEVVIQLQEKHVKDEQIEHWKKIVKTQEELKELLNKMVSTKEKVKELHQQYKEASEVKPPRDITAEFLVKSKHRDLTALCKDYDALAEQQVKLEERLQELEANPPSDVYLSSRDRQILDWHFANLEFANATPLSTLSLKHWDQDDDFEFTGSHLTVRNGYSCVPVALAEGLDIKLNTAVRQVRYTSSGCEVIAVNTRSTTQTFIYKCDAVLCTLPLGVMKQQPPAVQFVPPLPEWKTSAIQRMGFGNLNKVVLCFDRVFWDPSVNLFGHVGSTTASRGELFLFWNLYKAPILLALMAGEAAGIMENISDDVIVGRCLAILKGIFGSSAVPQPKETVVTRWRADPWARGSYSYVAAGSSGNDYDLMAQPITPGPAIPGASQPVPRLFFAGEHTIRNYPATVHGALLSGLREAGRIADQFLGAMYTVPRQNTPAANPQPSPSV; encoded by the exons ATGCTGTCAAATAAGAAAGACCCAggctcttcctcctcctcctcctcctcttcctcaggaGGGAATGGGGCTGATCGGGCCATGGAGACCTCGGTGGGCTCCCAGTCGGGAGCTGCGGCTGGTTCTGCTGCTTCTTCGGCAGATgtgaagaagaaggaaagggCTTCCCCAAGCGGAGAGGCGAGCGGAGCACCGCCGCCTCACCTGCCCGGCTCGGCAGGAGTGGATCAGGACTCGGCCGAAGGGCGCAGGACCAGCCGCCGCAAGAGAGCCAAA CAGGTGGAGTACAGGGAGATGGACGAGAGCCTGGCGAACCTGTCGGAGGATGAGTACTACTCGGAGGAGGAGAGAAACGCTAAAGCGGAGAAAGAGCGAAAGCAGGTGGTCCCTCCGCCTGCTCCGCCTGTGGAGGAGGAAAACGACAGTGAGCCCGAGGAGCCCTCGG GTTTAGAGGGTGCAGCCTTTCAGAGTCGCCTCCCACATGACCGAATGACATCACAGGAAGCAGCTTGTTTCcctgacatcatcagcggaccaCAGCAGACTCAGAAGGTCTTCCTGTACATCAGGAACCGCACG CTCCAGCTCTGGTTGGATAACCCGAAGATCCAGCTCACATTTGAGTCTACAGTGCAACAGCTGGAGGCACCTTACAACA GTGATGCTGTCCTAGTCCACAGAATCCACAGCTACCTGGAGAGGCATGGCCTCATCAACTTTGGCATCTACAAGAGAGTCAAACCTCTACCAA gtaAGAAGACAGGGAAGGTGATTGTGATTGGTGGAGGAGTGTCTGGTCTGGCAGCTGCAAGGCAGCTGCAGAGCTTTGGCATGGACGTCACTGTGCTAGAAGCCAGG GATCGTGTTGGAGGAAGAGTGGCCACCTTTCGTAAAGGCAATTATGTAGCGGACCTGGGAGCAATGGTGGTAACAGGCCTAG GTGGAAACCCTATGGCTGTTATCAGTAAGCAAGTGAATATGGAGCTGGCCAAGATTAAACAGAAGTGTCCCCTGTATGAGGCCAACGGCCAGGCT GGAGAGCGATGCACAAGC gttcCTAAGGAGAAAGATGAGATGGTGGAGCAAGAGTTTAACAGGCTTCTAGAGGCCACGTCCTACCTCAGCCACCAACTTGACTTCAACTTCCTCAATAACAAACCTGTGTCTCTTGGCCAAGCCTTGGAAGTGGTCATACA GCTGCAGGAGAAACATGTGAAGGATGAGCAGATCGAGCACTGGAAGAAGATCGTAAAGACACAGGAGGAGCTCAAAGAGCTTCTTAATAAG ATGGTGTCCACTAAGGAGAAAGTGAAGGAGCTGCATCAACAGTATAAGGAGGCGAGTGAGGTGAAACCTCCCAGGGACATCACAGCTGAGTTTCTGGTCAAGAGCAAACATCGTGACCTTACCGCCCTCTGCAAG GATTATGATGCATTGGCTGAGCAGCAGGTGAAACTTGAGGAGAGATTGCAAGAGCTGGAGGCCAATCCACCCAG tgaTGTGTATCTGTCatcaagagacagacagattctGGACTGGCACTTTGCAAACCTGGAGTTTGCCAACGCCACACCTCTGTCTACCCTCTCTCTCAAACACTGGGATCag gacgATGATTTTGAGTTTACCGGGAGTCACCTGACTGTGAGGAACGGGTACTCGTGTGTTCCGGTAGCGCTGGCCGAGGGATTGGACATCAAACTGAATACGGCTGTGCGACAGGTGCGCTACACCTCCTCAG gctgtgaaGTGATAGCCGTGAACACACGCTCAACcacacagacatttatttataaatgtgatgCTGTGCTGTGTACTCTTCCTCTGGGAGTGATGAAGCAGCAGCCACCTGCAGTACAGTTTGTGCCTCCGCTCCCTGAGTGGAAGACCTCTGCTATTCAGAGGATGGGCTTCGGCAATCTCAAcaag GTGGTGCTGTGTTTCGACCGCGTGTTTTGGGACCCGAGCGTGAACCTGTTCGGTCATGTAGGGAGCACCACAGCCAGCCGCGGAGAGCTCTTCCTTTTCTGGAACCTCTACAAGG CACCCATTCTGCTGGCGCTGATGGCCGGAGAGGCTGCAGGCATTATGGAGAACATCAGCGATGATGTCATCGTGGGCCGTTGCCTAGCAATCCTAAAGGGAATCTTCGGTAGTAGTGCAGTTCCTCAG CCGAAGGAGACAGTGGTGACGCGATGGCGTGCAGACCCCTGGGCTCGTGGTTCATACTCTTACGTGGCAGCTGGTTCTTCTGGCAATGATTATGACCTCATGGCCCAGCCAATCACGCCTGGACCTGCCATACCTGGGGCCTCACAG CCCGTTCCTCGACTCTTTTTCGCCGGAGAGCACACGATCCGGAACTATCCAGCGACGGTACACGGAGCACTGCTGAGTGGCCTCAGGGAGGCAGGACGCATCGCCGATCAATTTCTCGGAGCCATGTACACAGTGCCACGGCAGAACACACCTGCTGCCAACCCCCAGCCCTCTCCCAGtgtgtag